Within Rattus rattus isolate New Zealand chromosome 12, Rrattus_CSIRO_v1, whole genome shotgun sequence, the genomic segment TGCAGTCTGCCCTCTCTAATGGGAATTCTCAGATATGTGTCAGTACGCTGCTTCAAAGTCCTCAGTGGTCGCTTGTTGCCCTTAGAGTAAAACGAAGGTCCTTGGCACGGCTGTGAGGCTCCACTCTCTGGTCTTTGCCGGCCTCTCCCGTGCTATTTGACTTTGCCTCTCACCCTCCATGTACTTCACTTATCCCTGGCCTGGCCATGCTCCCTCTTGTCTACACTGAGGTACAGTTGGCCTTTCTGGCTGGAGTAATCTTCTCACCAGGCTGAGCTAGGCTGGCTCCTGGTCCTTCTGCAGTCTTAGAGACCAAAGCTCTGAGAAGTAGGGAGGGGCACAAGACCTCTGAACTCAGAGTCCCCTCCCGCCAGGCGTGGCAGCAGACACCTGTTACCTCAGCCTCTGGAGGTTGACAGAGGAGAACCCCAATTGGAGGCCAActtgagttacatagtgagaccctggctcaaataAAACAGACCTTGCCTTCTTAGACGTCTCTCTCTGAGTtcccccagcctctgctgtcttccCTAACCTACTGTACCTTAGCTGACCCCCCCTTCACAGATAGCAGCGCTCTTCTGTCCCAAGTCCCTATGAGCTGTCCCATCCGCTTGCCCTGCTCTTGGCCGTTTGCAGCAATACTCGTGATCACATTGTGTTGAATGACAGTGGTGTCTGTGACCAGACTGAATTCCTATGGTATGCCCAGGATCCATGTGGCATCCAGTGCTTTAGGAATATTGTGCTACTTAACCAAGTCTAATGTTCTTCAAGTGAAGGCCTTCAGTCTTTCGGTCCTATGTCTTGTAGGTGTTATTTGCCTGCGCTGAGGCCCTGCATGCCCATGGCTACAGCAATGAGGCCTCCCGCCTCACTGTGGAGCTTGCCCAGGACCTGCTAGCCAACCCACCTGACCTCAAGGTAGAGCCGCCCCCTGCCAAGGTGAGAGAGACCTCCTTCCTCTACTTTCCAGGCCCCACTTATCCCTGCTCCTATTCCCAGCCCAAGTGAGagcttccttctgtctccactgaGGTAAGTCAGTCTCATTTGTCCCAACTCTCTGCACTCCCATCTAGGGCAAGAAGAACAAGGTATCCACAAGCCGTCAGACCTGGGTGGCTACCAACACTCTGACCAAAGCAGCCTTCCTGTTGACAGTGCTAAGTGAGCGCCCTGAGCACCACAACCTGGCCTTCCGAGTCGGCATGTTTGCACTGGAGCTACAGCGGCCTCCTGCTTCAACCAAGGCCTTGGAGGTCAGCGGTCCACTCACCTTAACAGCATGAGTGGAGGTCCACTCACCTTAACCGCGGTCCTCTCAGAGCTCCGTACTTTCATCTCCAGCCATGGAGGTATCGGAGGTCCGAGTTCCTTCCTGTGTTTCAGGTAAAGTTGGCATATCAGGAATCTGAGGTGGCTGCTCTGCTCAAGAAGATCCCTCGGGGTCCCAGTGAGATGAGCACCATTCGGTGCCGGGCAGAAGAACTTCGAGAGGGCACACTGTGTGACTACCGCCCTGTCTTGCCCCTCATGTTGGCCAGCTTCATCTTCGATGTTCTCTGTGCTCCAGGTATGCCCCACAGTAACtggaggagtgggggtggagggtatagggtaggggttttgttttgttttgctttaaggaAACTAAAAGTTCTAAGACTCTGGCAGTCATCTTTAGGACCCACCCACCAGCAGCTTCCTGGGTAGGTCTTGGATGATGAGGGTCTTGGATTCCTTTGCACTTTTGCTTGACTTAACCCAATTTTTGTCTAGTGGTTTCTCTCACGGGTTCCCGGCCCCCAAGTCGAAACTGGAGTAACGAGATGCCTGGAGATGAGGAGCTAGGGTTTGAAGCAGCAGTTGCTGCCTTGGGTACGTGTCTTGTCTTTGTTCACGAGGGGAGCTGTGATGGGAAGTCAGGATGACATGGGGGAACCCACGAGTTATCACGTATTACACAGTCAGTGATCTAGAGAGGGGCTGGAGACGCTCAGCAGTGAAAAGTACTTACTGCTTTTCTAAAGGATcctggtttagttcctaggaccCTCACGATGGCTAACTATGTTTAATTCCATTTTCCAAGGGatgcagtgccctcttctggcttccacgggcACATCAAGCACATGATACACACCTGCATGTAGGCAACACACATACAGgacaataaataaaacttattttgtgtgtgtgtgtgtgtgtgagtgtgtgtgtgtatgttacatgTGGTGGGTGTTTAAAGGACAGCAAACCAAAACTCAAGAAAGGCCTCAGAGAGGTGACTGACTCTGTAATGTCGGCTAAAAGGTCAGGGCTGTAGACGAGAAATTGTCAGAATCTACCCAGCTCTGAGAGCAGACATGATGGTTATAcctacaatcccagtacttggctacacagcaagcttAGGCCAGCCttgctacatgagatcctgcctcaaagacaTGATCCTCACAGCAAACAAATGAGCCAGCAGTTACATGCGTCCATGCGAGACACGCCTCTAGCTTGGCGGAGCAGGACAGGTGGCAAAGGTCTAGGCAAGCAGATGGAGCTAAGGTCGGATGTTAGCAGTGGGGACCTTTTCTTTTGGTGTGGTTGGAGCTCTAGACACTAATCCCCAAGAGGCCCTCCTCACAGGCATGAAGACAACAGTGAGTGAGGCAGAACATCCCCTCCTATGTGAAGGCACACGTCGGGAGAAGGGTGACCTGGCCTTAGCACTCATGATCACTTATAAGGACGACCAGGCCAAGCTCAAGAAGGTAAGGGACTGAGATACTGGGTTTTTGCCAGGCAGCAAGTGAGCAAAATGTCACAATCTTTCTCAGAAGTTTCCAGTACAATGACCAAAGTACTGGTCTGTGTGTAGGAGGTAAGTAGAGAATTTTGGAGACTTCTCATAAAGAACAAGAGACCAATGGTTCTTATAGGTGTGCTTGGGCatgaggtggaagaagagaagcagagagcataaagtcaatcattcatttatttcaatatttattgaatatcagTATGTTCAGTCCTCAGGTAAGTGTTATGGAAGATTCCAAGACATGTAAGCTGGGAGGTTATCCTGTAGTTACAACTGGGGAAGACTTCCTGAGGAGGTAGCATTAGGCTGcttcaagaagaaaggaagataacAGAGTTCAGGAAATAAAGGACGTCATGTTACTGCTTGTCTCTTCTCCAGATCCTAGACAAACTCTTGGACCGAGAAAGCCAGACCCATAAGCCACAGACCCTGAGTTCTTTCTACTCATCTAGCCGTCCAGCCACAGCCAACCAGAGATCTCCTTCAAAGCATGGGGCCCCATCTGCCCCCGGGGCCCTGCAGCCACTGACTTCAAGCTCTGCAGGGCCTGCTCAGCCGGGGAATGTGGCAGGGGCTGGACCAGCTCCCACTgagggcttcacagagaagaaCGTGCCCGGTGAGGTGGGGGAACTGGGTAGGGCGGGCAGGCGGGTGTCAAGCTGTGCCCTTTCCTGGGCTCATTCCAGTGTTCTATTTCCTCCCTCAGAAAGCTCCCCACATTCCCCCTGTGAAGGTCTCCCACCTGAGGCAGCTTTGACCCCACGGCCGGAGGGGAAGGTTCCTAGCCGACTAGCACTTGGCAGTCGTGGAGGCTATAATGGCCGAGGTTGGGGCTCCCCAGGGAGGCCCAAGAAGAAACATACAGGTATGGCAGTCTGTGGGATGGCATGGAGGGAAGGCTGGTCTTGAAGGCTGGAGACTGACTTCATTTTGGGGGTACTAGGCATGGCCAGTATTGACAGCAGCGCCCCAGAAACCACATCGGACAGCTCTCCTACCTTAAGCCGAAGGCCACTTCGAGGGGGCTGGGCCCCTGCTTCCTGGGGCCGAGGACAAGACAGTGATAGCATTAGCAGCTCTTCCTCAGACTCTCTGGGCTCCTCATCCTCCAGTGGAAGCCGCCGGGCTAGTGCCAGTGGCGGGGCCCGGGCAAAGACCGTTGAAGTTGGCAGGTCAGTGGGGAGAACACCCATCTAGCCCATCCTTAAAACCATATTCCTAATATGACCCAACTGTTGTCCCTAACATCCTTCCTTACCCTGGACCTCCTGACCTACTTGGACTTCATTCTGAAGGGACTTCAACCCTGTCCATACCCCATTGCTCTGTCAGGTGTTACAAAGGCCGCCGCCCTGAGAGTCATGCCCCCCACGTACCCAATCAGCCGTCAGAGGCAGCTGCACACTTCTATTTTGAATTGGCGAAGACAGTTCTGATCAAGGCAGGGGGCAACAGCAGCACCTCCATTTTCACACATCCATCTTCCTCAGGAGGCCACCAGGGTCCTCATCGCAACCTGCACCTCTGCGCCTTTGAGATTGGGCTTTATGCCCTAGGCCTGCATAACTTTGTTTCTCCTAACTGGCTCTCTCGTACCTACTCTTCCCATGTGTCCTGGATTACAGGTAAATTCAATGTCATGATTGGCATACGGGATGGAGGTGAATAGGAAGGGTCTTGTCTTTGTGACATTGCTGATCTGATGAAAGATCTCATCCCCAGAGCCCCAGGGGTGCCCACTTTGCTCCTTGTTCTTCTCCCTCAAGGGCAGGCGATGGAGATTGGCAGTGCAGCCTTGACTATACTGGTGGAATGCTGGGATGGGCACCTGACACCCCCTGAGGTCGCATCGCTGGCTGATAGAGCATCACGGGCACGAGACTCCAACATGGTGAGGGCAGCGGCAGAGCTGGCCCTCAGCTGCCTGCCTCATGCCCATGCACTGAACCCCAATGAAATCCAGCGAGCCCTGGTGCAGTGCAAGGAACAGGTATTCCTGCTTTCAGCCATCTGTGCATGGGGAAACATTTTTCCtctgaaaaatgtgtgtgtacatggggtgGGGTCTgtgcctccacatgtgtgtggaggtcagagcacattCTGAGTTTGTTCTTTCCTTACACCACGTGggtcctgctctccctcctctcccacctccctccctcccttccaagAGGTCTAAGTTGCCTCTGCTGAGCGTGGACTTCCAGTtcttcctcagctttctgagtagcTGCTATCATTTGGGGTTTAGGGATTCCCTCTTGATTCCCCCATATTCAAGAGCTTATGAAGAGTCTAGTTTTTCTCTCACTGTAACATTTCACACATTACAGGTTGAGTATCTGTTAGGTTCAAGATTAGAagtgttttggattttgttttcagagtattttcttttttttctttttttttggagctggggaccaaacccagggccttgcgcttgctaggcaagcgctctaccactgagctaaatccccaaccccagagtatTTTCTTAAACCTGAGCAATCTTGGGGATGGGACTCAAAGCTAGTTATGAAATTTGTATTTCATATGTTAATTACACACACAGCCTAGAGGAAATCTCGTGTCTCTtggcctctttctcttctatgtatgtatgtatgtatgcatgtatgtatgcatgcgcatgcatgcatgtggagttgGATCCAGGGTCTCATGCAGGCTGGGCGGCCAACTGCCTTGCAGTCTGCAGCCCTGTCCATGCATCGAAGCTTATTTCATGGCATTTTCCTCTCGAGGCATCAACCAGCCTTGTGGTTCAgaagtttctgattttagtgtttCCCTGTTCAAATTAGAACACCTAGCCTAATACTGAGTTCACGTGTTCACATCTGTCCTGTTATATTCACGTGCTGTGTGCTGTATTCTACTTTGTATGTTTATTGTTATAATCCTGAAGCTAGGTGTTCCCCTCACACACAAGCAGAGAGAGGCTTACTACTTAGGACACAAGATGGTCCCTGAGCCTGGACTCAGAAATGATGAGCTTTGGGTGTGCAGGAGGAACAATTAATGTTCAGTGCCTGTGTGACTTCGACCTCTGCTGCCCCTCCCCTCAGCCAGTCCTCAGTCCTGGGTAAGGCCCCTCCCCACTAATGCCCCGAACTCCTTTCCAGGATAACCTGATGCTGGAGAAGGCCTGCATGGCAGTGGAAGAGGCCGCCAAGGGTGGGGGCGTGTACCCCGAAGTGCTGTTTGAGGTGGCTCACCAGTGGTTCTGGCTTTATGAGGAGACAGCAGGCGGCTCATCCACAGCCCGTGAAGGGGCTGCAAGCTGTAGTGGCAGTGGCATGAGGGCTGCTGGGGAGGGTGGGCGAGGACTCCCTGAGGGTAGGGGCGCCCCAGGGACCGAACCTGTTACAGTGGCTGCCgcagcagtgacagcagcagccacagtggTTCCAGTCATCTCAGTGGGGTCCAGTTTATATCCAGGTCCAGGACTGGGGCATGGTCATTCCCCTGGCCTGCACCCCTACActgctctccagccccacctcccctGCAGCCCTCAGTACCTCACCCACCCAGCTCACCCTGCCCACCCCATGCCTCATATGCCCCGGCCTGCCGTCTTCCCTGTGCCCAGCTCTGCATACCCACAGGTGAGACCGGGTTTTACTGATGGCGTCGGGCAGGTGGAGCACACTAACTAGTTCACGGGTTGGAGTAGAGTACTTGGGTGTGTACCAGGGCTGGCCAGGAGTCCTGGCAAGGTGGGGGGAAATGGGAGAGCAAGTGAGAAATGTGAGGAGGCCTAACAAGACTTGTGtctgctccccttccccatctgTTGTAGGGTGTGCATCCTGCATTCCTGGGGGCTCAATACCCTTACTCAGTGACGCCTCCCTCACTTGCTGCCACTGCTGTATCTTTCCCTGTCCCTTCCATGGCTCCCATCACAGTCCATCCTTACCACACAGAGCCAGGGCTCCCACTGCCCACCAGTGTGGCCTGTGAGTTTCGGGGACAGGGAGCAGGTGAATGGAGGGGAGGTACGCTGGACGTGGGAGGTAGGGAAGGCgtttcctctgtcctcctctcaCATGGCTCTCCATCTGCCCTCAGTGAGCAGTGTCCACCCAGCATCCACATTTCCAGCCATCCAGGGTGCCTCACTGCCTGCTCTGACCACACAGCCCAGCCCTCTGGTAAGCGGAGGTTTCCCACCACCCGAAGAGGAGACGCACAGTCAGCCTGTCAATCCACACAGCCTGCACCACCTGCATGCTGCCTACCGTGTTGGTAAGAAGTCCCTTCTGCACCCTACCTGCAGCCGGGTGAGGGGCTCTTCATTTGTTTCCTGTGGGTCAGGTACTGGGGTCGGGGAGGGTGAAGGACAGATCCTACCGTGTGCCTCTCTGTGTTCCCTAGGGATGCTGGCACTGGAGATGCTAGGTCGCCGGGCACATAACGATCACCCCAACAATTTCTCCCGATCccccccttacactgatgatgtCAAATGGTTGCTGGGGCTGGCAGCAAAGCTGGGTAACACCTCCCTCCCCAGGACCATTGCCCCCAacctgcttcccttcccttcccgccCCAGACCTCCTTCCTAGCTCTTGCTCAGAGTTGAGGCCTTGGTCGGGTATGTGTGCGAGCGcgagggggtggaggggtggctCTGTCAGACCAGAGCTGAGATATGTAAGTGGGTCCCTAGGGCAGAGGTGGCCACCCTGTCTcatgcccctcccctgccccccaggaGTGAACTACGTGCACCAGTTCTGTGTGGGGGCAGCCAAGGGGGTGCTGAGCCCGTTTGTGCTGCAGGAGATCGTCATGGAGACGCTGCAGCGGCTGAACCCCATTCATGCCCACAACCACCTTCGAGCCCCGGCCTTCCACCAGCTGGTGCAGCGCTGTcagcaggcatacatgcaggtgacAACTCAGGAAGTGTGCGCCTGCTCCTCCCGGGCAGGTGGACCAGAGCCCTCAGCACACGTGGAAGGGAGGTGAGGCCCCAGTGGCGTGTGCTCTGTGCTGATTCCCTTCTAACCCGCCCTCCAGTACATCCACCACCGCTTAATTCACCTGACCCCTGCCGACTACGACGACTTCGTGAATGCGATCCGCAGCGCCCGCAGCGCCTTCTGCCTGACGCCCATGGGCGTGATGCAGTTCAACGACATCCTGCAGAACCTCAAGCGCAGCAAGCAGACCAAGGAGCTGTGGCAGCGGGTCTCCCTGGAGATAGCCACCTTCTCCCCCTGAGTCTGGCCGCTGTGGCAGCGGGTCTCCCTGGAGATAGCCACCTTCTCCCCCTGAGTCTGGCCGCTGTGGCAGCGGGTCTCCCTGGAGATGGCCACCTTCTCCCCCTGAGCCTGGCCCCTGTAGGGCCCTATCTAGGGACACAGGCCTGTGACCATGGGGGGCCCTCACACAGAGGGCCACGTGACTCCTGGCTGGACAGATCATCCCCACTCAATTCCcttgtagctcagactggcaGCTGCTCTTGGGCTGTAGCTTGGGGCCAAGATGTCTCAGACCTTAGAAGCCTTGGGCTGGGGGAGACAGCCTTGTCTGGGAGAGGGCGTTGGGTGGCCTCTGGTATTTATTtggcatttataaatatataaactccTTTTTTACTCTGTCTCGTGggtctctgctttcttccttgtgGAGAAGAGCTGTGGAAGGACAGCTGATGATACCTGCTGTAGTCtagggttggttggtttgttttcctttgtgacgAAGCAGACCAAGCAGAAAAATAAGGATGTTTATTAAGGACATTTGCAGCCCACAGCTAGGGCTCAATATGGCTCTATGAGCAACTGTCTGACCTCATCCCCATTCAATGTGAATGACACTAGGGAGGCCAGGCCACAGGTAGATCCCACTGTCTTGAATAAAGGGGCCACAGCAAAGGGCCCTCTCATGGGTAGGCATTGACAGGTAAACTGCTGGGGATGAGGAGGGAACCATTGAATACATTCTTCTACCCCTTCCCTGGACCCTCTCTTCCTCACCTCCCAGGTTCATAGGTCAGAGGTACCTAGTACCTAGTACCATAGGGGGGTACCAAGGAAAGCCCCTTTATTAGGCCCCAAAACTATGGGAAAGAGATGGATGCCCTCCCCTTTCGGCCATTCCAATCCTGAGGGGCCACTGAGGTAGAGGGGTAAGGGGCCAGGCCACATTAATACCCCTGTGGGCTGTGCTCTAAGGCTTGTCCCTCCGTGAAGTTAGCAGGCCTTTTGCTGGTATGGAAGGAAGGACTGGGGTATCAGCCCACACTGGAATGCTGCAGTTCTTCCTGGAGCCACAAGGGGGCTGGCTGTCCAAGCCGACTCAGCAGCTTTGATAGCTCCAAATTATGGGTCCGGAAAAAGTCCGTAAGGAAAAGGCGAGACtgatggaagaagagtgagaagagaaacaaacagtAAAGAGTACGGCAAGGTCAGACCCTGGAGGTGGACTGGCAACCGTAACCCAGGTTCCACTTACCTCCATGTCCATGTCTGGGTACCTCCGGCCTTTGCTTCTCCCTAGACAGCGAGTCTTCCCACCTTCAAGGCCCTGGCACCAAAATCCTTTATCTTCATCGAACCTACTCAAAGGAACAGGGAGGGCATTAGGTGTCAGGGAGAAGGGAAATTCAAGTCCTACAAACGCACCCTACCCTCCTGGCCCACAGGGAGAAACGTCTCTTCCAAACAGaacctccttccctttccccataaAACCTTCTTTCTCTTGGCTTATGCTCTCCCACCTGAGGGTCCTCGTGTAGTTCAGAAAGGGGGTGATACCCAGGAACTTCTGGATGATCTCCATTGAGGCTGCTGGGTTGACACGAAGCTCCTGCCCATCCATAATCAGCAACTGAAGGGACAGGGATGTGACTCCTCTCAATTCTTAAGCCTGGGCTGAAGGGAAGGGGTACCCTAATAAGGGCTTCTGCGAGAGTACCTGTCCGGAGGGGTAGTAAGTCAGCCAGCGCTGAAGGTGGGTAGAATAGTAGCCAGGAACAAGACAACGGCTCTGCAAGGAGCGAAGCAGCAGAGGGGCGTGGGAGGAAGCTGAAATCACTTGGTAGAAGGTGTAGTTCAGAGCAACGGGGTCTCCATGTGCTCTCTGGTGCTGCAGGACAGGGTGAGAAGGAACGGGGTGCTGCCTTGGCGATGGCTCTGGCCATATTCCTGTCTGGTTTAGTTCCCGTCTCTCGTTCCTTTCTGGGTCTCTAGCAGACACCACCTTCTCTACCTCTCCCTTAAGGCCTAATGTGTCCCTTCCTTCAGACAAACCTGGTACCAGGAGTAGGCCCTGTCAGCAGGGTTGATGAGCACAGTGATGATCTTGGCTCTTGGCAGAAGGGCAGCCCCCCGCCGAGGTACAACCTCTGAGTCAAAGTAGGTGGCACTCTTTTCAAACAGGAAGTCAGTGCTGGCATTGGAAGGAACAGGGAAGAAGTCCATATACCTAGAGAgtagcac encodes:
- the Zswim8 gene encoding zinc finger SWIM domain-containing protein 8 isoform X6 — its product is MELMFAEWEDGERFSFEDSDRFEEDSLCSFISEAESLCQNWRGWRKQSAGPNSPTGGGGGGGSGGTRMRDGLVIPLVELSAKQVAFHIPFEVVEKVYPPVPEQLQLRIAFWSFPENEEDIRLYSCLANGSADEFQRGDQLFRMRAVKDPLQIGFHLSATVVPPQMVPPKGAYNVAVMFDRCRVTSCSCTCGAGAKWCTHVVALCLFRIHNASAVCLRAPVSESLSRLQRDQLQKFAQYLISELPQQILPTAQRLLDELLSSQSTAINTVCGAPDPTAGPSASDQSTWYLDESTLTDNIKKTLHKFCGPSPVVFSDVNSMYLSSTEPPAAAEWACLLRPLRGREPEGVWNLLSIVREMFKRRDSNAAPLLEILTDQCLTYEQITGWWYSVRTSASHSSASGHTGRSNGQSEVAAHACASMCDEMVTLWRLAVLDPALSPQRRRELCAQLRQWQLKVIENVKRGQHKKTLERLFPGFRPAVEACYFNWEEAYPLPGVTYSGTDRKLALCWARALPTRPGASRSGALEESRPRPLPIEPAVRPKEPGAKRKGLGEGVSSQRGPRRLSAEGGDKALHKMCPSGAKAKVLGGPGSGGKSSAGSGSKRRLSSEDSSLEPDLAEMSLDDSSLALGAEASTFGGFPESPPPCPPSAGSRGPSTFLPEPPDTYEEDAGVYFSEGPEPPTASAGHPGLLPGEVCTRDDLPSTDDSGSGLHKTKEAAPAVGEEDDDYQAYYLNAQDGAGGEEEKAEGGTGEEHDLFAGLKPLEQESRMEVLFACAEALHAHGYSNEASRLTVELAQDLLANPPDLKVEPPPAKGKKNKVSTSRQTWVATNTLTKAAFLLTVLSERPEHHNLAFRVGMFALELQRPPASTKALEVKLAYQESEVAALLKKIPRGPSEMSTIRCRAEELREGTLCDYRPVLPLMLASFIFDVLCAPVVSLTGSRPPSRNWSNEMPGDEELGFEAAVAALGMKTTVSEAEHPLLCEGTRREKGDLALALMITYKDDQAKLKKILDKLLDRESQTHKPQTLSSFYSSSRPATANQRSPSKHGAPSAPGALQPLTSSSAGPAQPGNVAGAGPAPTEGFTEKNVPESSPHSPCEGLPPEAALTPRPEGKVPSRLALGSRGGYNGRGWGSPGRPKKKHTGMASIDSSAPETTSDSSPTLSRRPLRGGWAPASWGRGQDSDSISSSSSDSLGSSSSSGSRRASASGGARAKTVEVGRCYKGRRPESHAPHVPNQPSEAAAHFYFELAKTVLIKAGGNSSTSIFTHPSSSGGHQGPHRNLHLCAFEIGLYALGLHNFVSPNWLSRTYSSHVSWITGQAMEIGSAALTILVECWDGHLTPPEVASLADRASRARDSNMVRAAAELALSCLPHAHALNPNEIQRALVQCKEQDNLMLEKACMAVEEAAKGGGVYPEVLFEVAHQWFWLYEETAGGSSTAREGAASCSGSGMRAAGEGGRGLPEGRGAPGTEPVTVAAAAVTAAATVVPVISVGSSLYPGPGLGHGHSPGLHPYTALQPHLPCSPQYLTHPAHPAHPMPHMPRPAVFPVPSSAYPQGVHPAFLGAQYPYSVTPPSLAATAVSFPVPSMAPITVHPYHTEPGLPLPTSVACEFRGQGAVSSVHPASTFPAIQGASLPALTTQPSPLVSGGFPPPEEETHSQPVNPHSLHHLHAAYRVGMLALEMLGRRAHNDHPNNFSRSPPYTDDVKWLLGLAAKLGVNYVHQFCVGAAKGVLSPFVLQEIVMETLQRLNPIHAHNHLRAPAFHQLVQRCQQAYMQYIHHRLIHLTPADYDDFVNAIRSARSAFCLTPMGVMQFNDILQNLKRSKQTKELWQRVSLEIATFSP
- the Zswim8 gene encoding zinc finger SWIM domain-containing protein 8 isoform X1; protein product: MELMFAEWEDGERFSFEDSDRFEEDSLCSFISEAESLCQNWRGWRKQSAGPNSPTGGGGGGGSGGTRMRDGLVIPLVELSAKQVAFHIPFEVVEKVYPPVPEQLQLRIAFWSFPENEEDIRLYSCLANGSADEFQRGDQLFRMRAVKDPLQIGFHLSATVVPPQMVPPKGAYNVAVMFDRCRVTSCSCTCGAGAKWCTHVVALCLFRIHNASAVCLRAPVSESLSRLQRDQLQKFAQYLISELPQQILPTAQRLLDELLSSQSTAINTVCGAPDPTAGPSASDQSTWYLDESTLTDNIKKTLHKFCGPSPVVFSDVNSMYLSSTEPPAAAEWACLLRPLRGREPEGVWNLLSIVREMFKRRDSNAAPLLEILTDQCLTYEQITGWWYSVRTSASHSSASGHTGRSNGQSEVAAHACASMCDEMVTLWRLAVLDPALSPQRRRELCAQLRQWQLKVIENVKRGQHKKTLERLFPGFRPAVEACYFNWEEAYPLPGVTYSGTDRKLALCWARALPTRPGASRSGALEESRPRPLPIEPAVRPKEPGAKRKGLGEGVSSQRGPRRLSAEGGDKALHKMCPSGAKAKVLGGPGSGGKSSAGSGSKRRLSSEDSSLEPDLAEMSLDDSSLALGAEASTFGGFPESPPPCPPSAGSRGPSTFLPEPPDTYEEDAGVYFSEGPEPPTASAGHPGLLPGEVCTRDDLPSTDDSGSGLHKTKEAAPAVGEEDDDYQAYYLNAQDGAGGEEEKAEGGTGEEHDLFAGLKPLEQESRMEVLFACAEALHAHGYSNEASRLTVELAQDLLANPPDLKVEPPPAKGKKNKVSTSRQTWVATNTLTKAAFLLTVLSERPEHHNLAFRVGMFALELQRPPASTKALEVKLAYQESEVAALLKKIPRGPSEMSTIRCRAEELREGTLCDYRPVLPLMLASFIFDVLCAPVVSLTGSRPPSRNWSNEMPGDEELGFEAAVAALGMKTTVSEAEHPLLCEGTRREKGDLALALMITYKDDQAKLKKILDKLLDRESQTHKPQTLSSFYSSSRPATANQRSPSKHGAPSAPGALQPLTSSSAGPAQPGNVAGAGPAPTEGFTEKNVPESSPHSPCEGLPPEAALTPRPEGKVPSRLALGSRGGYNGRGWGSPGRPKKKHTGMASIDSSAPETTSDSSPTLSRRPLRGGWAPASWGRGQDSDSISSSSSDSLGSSSSSGSRRASASGGARAKTVEVGRCYKGRRPESHAPHVPNQPSEAAAHFYFELAKTVLIKAGGNSSTSIFTHPSSSGGHQGPHRNLHLCAFEIGLYALGLHNFVSPNWLSRTYSSHVSWITGQAMEIGSAALTILVECWDGHLTPPEVASLADRASRARDSNMVRAAAELALSCLPHAHALNPNEIQRALVQCKEQDNLMLEKACMAVEEAAKGGGVYPEVLFEVAHQWFWLYEETAGGSSTAREGAASCSGSGMRAAGEGGRGLPEGRGAPGTEPVTVAAAAVTAAATVVPVISVGSSLYPGPGLGHGHSPGLHPYTALQPHLPCSPQYLTHPAHPAHPMPHMPRPAVFPVPSSAYPQGVHPAFLGAQYPYSVTPPSLAATAVSFPVPSMAPITVHPYHTEPGLPLPTSVACEFRGQGAVSSVHPASTFPAIQGASLPALTTQPSPLVSGGFPPPEEETHSQPVNPHSLHHLHAAYRVGMLALEMLGRRAHNDHPNNFSRSPPYTDDVKWLLGLAAKLGDRHGDAAAAEPHSCPQPPSSPGLPPAGAALSAGIHAVHPPPLNSPDPCRLRRLRECDPQRPQRLLPDAHGRDAVQRHPAEPQAQQADQGAVAAGLPGDSHLLPLSLAAVAAGLPGDSHLLPLSLAAVAAGLPGDGHLLPLSLAPVGPYLGTQACDHGGPSHRGPRDSWLDRSSPLNSLVAQTGSCSWAVAWGQDVSDLRSLGLGETALSGRGRWVASGIYLAFINI